A window of Candidatus Cloacimonadota bacterium contains these coding sequences:
- the ybeY gene encoding rRNA maturation RNase YbeY, whose amino-acid sequence MSKIQLNIENETDYELDPEPLQNAARIICEAERSGIQCQIGVLICGDEMMRKYNRLYRGDDSVTDVLSFNLEAELPEKAASGVQRVFCDIIIDINQLQRQKGSNSIEQELMDIFIHGLLHGLGYDHIRVGDQKLMKTKETYYNELMRGVQ is encoded by the coding sequence GTGAGTAAGATACAGCTAAACATCGAAAACGAAACTGATTATGAACTGGATCCAGAGCCTTTGCAAAACGCGGCACGGATTATTTGTGAAGCTGAGAGGTCTGGCATCCAGTGTCAGATTGGGGTTCTGATTTGCGGTGACGAAATGATGCGAAAATATAACCGGCTTTATCGAGGTGATGATTCTGTGACGGATGTGCTGAGTTTTAATTTGGAAGCAGAACTGCCCGAAAAAGCTGCCAGCGGGGTTCAAAGGGTTTTTTGCGATATTATTATTGACATAAATCAGCTGCAGCGCCAAAAGGGTTCAAACAGCATCGAACAAGAACTGATGGATATTTTTATCCATGGATTGCTGCACGGATTGGGTTACGACCATATCCGCGTTGGAGACCAAAAGTTGATGAAAACAAAAGAAACATATTATAACGAATTAATGCGAGGTGTTCAGTAA